In Rhinolophus ferrumequinum isolate MPI-CBG mRhiFer1 chromosome 8, mRhiFer1_v1.p, whole genome shotgun sequence, the DNA window attaaaaaatcatttaaatcaacagagaagaaaatgcatCTGATTTAACTATTAACTGGACTTAACAATTATCAATATTTGCTACATTTAGGTCAGTTTTGGGGGAAGTATTTTAAGATAATTCAGACAATATGACATTAAATCCTTAAATGTTTCAATATGCATTGCTAATAAAAACACGTTTgtacatgtgaaaaaaaagagactagtatccagactatataaagaatacttacaactgaacaataaaaaggcaatcaACAAAAAATATGGTAAAGTATTTGAATAGCTGTTTCTACAAGGAAGATACACATATAGCcaatatttacatgaaaaaaatgctcgacatcaacatcattagtcattagggaaatgcaaatcaaaaccacaataagataccactcaGTAGGAcacttataagaaaaaaaaagacgaacaataacaagtgttggcaagaatgtggagaaattggaaccctcacacactgatAGTGGGAATGTAGAATAGTACAGCCACTTAGGAAAacggtttggcagtttctcaaaaagttaaacatagaattactatatgacagAGCAATTCTACTCCTATGTATATACCCAAGacaattgaaaacatatgtccacacaaaaactaaTATATGAATACTCATAGCAGCATCATTTATGATGTCGGAAAAGATAGCAACAATTCAAATTtccatcaataaacaaaatgtagtatatctatacactggaatattattcaaccataaaatgaaatgaagcactgatatgttccacaacatggatgaaaacattatgctaagtggaagaaatCAGACGCATAATGCCATGTGTTGTATGGTTTATAGGAAATATTCAGAATGGGCAAATACGTAGCGACTGATagtggattagtggttgctagtggctgggggagggcaggaatAGGGAATGATAGCTAATagatatggggtttctttttaggtagatgaaaatgtcctgaaattagattatggtgatgattgcacaagtttaaatatactgaaaaccactgaattgtacacgttaaaaggatgaattttgtggtacgtgaattatatctgaatgaaaaaaagagagatctAGGATATGTCACAATCACGTCATACCTTTGTGAtagctaattttatgtgtccattTGATGGCTAAGGGATACCCAGAGAGCCAGCAAACATTATTTCTGTCTGTGAGAGGCTGTGGAAGagaattagcatttgaatcagtagactgggtaaagaaaatgtgatctcACCAATGTAGGTAGGCAACATCTAATTCATTAAGGGTCcaacaaaaaagaaggaagggcaacttctttctctctcttcttcaactGGGATGTTCATCTTCTCCTACCTTCAGACATTggagctcctggttctcagggctTTGGACTTCTGTACTTAAAACAGCAGACCTCCTCACTCCTCCACTCcatccctcaccccacctcccagccACAATTTTATTGTGTATGCACTGAAGAATCTTGAAGGTATCTAAGGATGGAGGTGACAAAACTGCATTTAGAGAGATTCTTTGGGTTGCCATGTCTGAAATCACAGGACTGGGAGGTTGTGGCAGAATCAGTGAGAAACTATTGTCATAGTTCAATGAAGAGGCcccctatgttcgttgcagcattatttacaatagccaagatatgggaataacctaagtgcccatgaatggatgaatggataaagaagaggcggAATATATTTCAGTGGAGAAGTAATGAAGGCAGGAAAGTGTACTGACAGAGATAGGTGGAAAAGACATTACAGATACAGAACCAACTTGATTTAGACAATAGCTGGATATAGAAATACAGGAGAAGGTAGGCTATAGTGAGAATGATGTTCTGAGGTCCTATTAACTTAAATTGGAGACACAGGCAGAAGAGATTTGAAatagaggtgttttgttttttatatttggaGTATATTGAGTCTGAGGTGCCAGAGGGAAAATCAAGGGGAAGCAGCTGCCAGGATGTTGCAGGGTGAAATTTGAACTTTAAGAGAAGAGGCTGGGCTAGAAATATCCATTTTGTTAGTGACATAAGAGTATTAATTTAATCTACAAAGttgtcaacaacaaaaaagagagagaaaacaggagtGATTCTTGGGAATATCCACCTTTAGGGATCAGGAGGGGAAAGATACTAAGACGACTTGCCAGAGAAATCCTTGATAGAACTTATATAGTGAAATACCTTGGAGAAGTAGGAAAGTGACAATGATCCAATAGAATCCAAGGATCACTGTTTTGGTAACAAAGATCAATGTCAACCTTGGATCTTGTAGATTTTGTAGGATGATTAAAGGTGAAATCCAGATAGCAGGGAAGTATAGAGTAAATGGGAAAGACAGAATGGAGGAAGTATAGAGTAGCCTAAAATTTACACAAGACTGTAGTTTGAAAAAGAGGGACTTTATTTGATGGGGAAGTCAGAGCTTGGTTTTAGACTGAAGgataaaagacaaaggaagagacTAAAGATGCAAGACAGTCGAAATAATGCTTAGTCATGAAAGAGGACTGACTTATGCCAGAAGAGGGACTAAGAAAGGGATAGGAATCCTAGGTCTGGGGCAGGAAGTCCttaccaaataaggaagaaaagatgttTCTTGTATCATCATttaaacagtgaaaaactgaatgacTTAAATAGCATACAgatatattgatataaaaatggccacatgaatgaaaagaaagagaacagtgTTAAAACAATAtgccatttatgtttaaaataaaatgaatatattgtttatatatattaaagagaCTAGACCATTTTTAcaagtaatgtttattttatttttaaaagttacaatgaTATGTGCtctatataaaatgaaacaaattatattaTTGAGTTTATTCAAACTTCAAAACATGATGTATGATTGCTTTCCTTGGTACTCCCAACACTGGGTACATCAAGACTTAAtataaagctacagtgatcaaAACAACGGTGTATTGGTGAAAGCATAGAACAAAAATCAGTGGAATACCTacagggcccagaaataaactcatagaaataaaatcaactgaTCTTTGGCAAAGGAACAAAGAcaactcaatggagaaaagatagtgtTTTCAAAACCAAGTGCCAGAAAAATAGGACATGCAAAAAACTACTAATAATGTAGACACAAACCTTAAAcctttcacacaaaaaaattaactcaaaatggatcacggacttaaatataaaatgcaaaactctacaacttctagaaaataacataggagaaaacctagatgaccttgcgttttgcaatgatttcttagaCACAACCTCTAAAACAAAAtccaggaaaggaaaataattgataaggtggacttcattaaaattaaaacttcttcTCTGTAAAAGACACTAGCATGAAAAGACAATCAATCCACAGAGTGGGAGGAAAGGTTTGTAAAACGTGTCTGATAAAGAActtatatgcaaaatatacaacgaactcttaaaactcaacagtaagaaaataaacaattctaTTTAAGAATCAGCAAAAAAGTTGAACAGACATctcaacaaatatatacatattgcaaataagaatatgaaaatgtgctcatCATCGTATGTCATGAGgtaatcaaaaattaaaacaacatgatACCACTCCCATCTACTGAAAAGGCCAAACACTACCAAACACTACCAAAACACTAACACTACCAAATGCAGAGGAAAATCTAGCACAGCCACTTGGAAATACGGccttgtattttctttcaaagttaaaCATAGGCCTACCATACAATTGCTTTCCTTTGTATTTAGCCAAATGAGTTGAACacttatttctatataaaaattaacacacaaatgtttatagcagctttattcataatgtcaaaacttggaagcaacctagatgtccctcaataggtaaatgaataaacattctGTGGtgtatctatacaatggagtattattcagctaCTTAATGTTTCCTATCtatacaataggaaaaaaataaagaggacaataatacctacctcatagcgttgaagattaaaagagataattcatgtaaaatgaGCTAACAGCTCAATGTAAGctcttattatttgtatatataatattaatacctaCATAAAATTCCAGCCAGTAGACATCTCATCATAACCATGCCCCTATGACTGACTACGTAGCTAATTCTCAGTTGTGGGCTGTTATTATGTTTGAAGTATTTTAGTACATTTAtctcttttatatttaggtcCATTACTTAAAGTGATACACTAAGAATCCTCATACATActtaagaacattttatttaagctGGGTTGTAGTTACATACATTATGTTGTTATCTAAATGTCATTCTCTTTAGtatgtctaaaatatttcattaaaaaattatactcaGTGAAAAATAAGCATATAGTAACCAAATGCTTGTGTACAAAAGTGCCAAAGAAAGGGTCATAGATTccattattacagtaaaataactCACAAAATAATTTACATGAGAACTGACTAGAAAGCAAAGATAGGGACCTTTAAGGCTCTTCCCAAAATAACCACATCTTCTGGCTCTCCCTTCACCATTGCTCACATTCTTTCCCCTCCAGCTAAGTTACATTCAAGGTTTCTGTCTTGCATTTCCCCTCTGTTCCTTTGCTTGTTACCTCTCCCACgacattttctcttctccatctcagcCTGCCAAAATCCTACCAACTTTTCAAGTTTTGATTCAGTCTTTCCAAAACAACTCCTCCATAGTATGGTATCATAATAATGATGATGTTTGCATGGCATCACCAAAGCAGTCATAAAAACTCTCATTGGGTATGATCATAAAGGTTTCCTCATTTCATTCTCAGAacatttctgtattctttttttttttttttttttaagattttattggggaaggggaacaggactttattggggaactgtgtacttccaggcctttttcccaagtcaagttgttgtcctttcagtgttagttgtggagggcgcagctcagctccaggtccagttgccgttgttagttgcagggggcgcagcccaccatcccttgcgggagtcgaaccagcaaccttgtggttgagaggacacgctccaaccaactgagccatccaggagctagctcagcggcagttcagctcaaggtgccgtgttcaatcttagttgcagggggcgctgcccaccatcccttgcgggactcaaggagttgaaccggcaacctcgtggttgagagcccactggcccatgtgggaatcgaaccggcagcctctggtgttaggagcatggagctctaaccgcctgagccaccgggccagcccctgtattcatcttttgttatcagtctatattgagtattacaattttaatagttttaaaattatttaaaactttaagatAGGTCCctatctttcttaaaatgtgtatacatttttttggcactgtgtgtgtgtgtgtgtgtgtgtgtacggatgtatttatagttgacattcaaaattattctacatcagtttcaggtgtacagtgcagtggtcaggcatctacaaagtctatgaagtgatcaccccaataagtccagtacctatctggcactctacataatctttacaacattattacgttctccatactgtatttcacattcctgtgactattttgtgactaccaatttgtactttccaatcccttcactttctcctccACCCCTCCAAACCCCTCCCTTCTATAATAGtagccatcagtttttttctctgtatctctaagtatatttttgttttgtttgctcctttattctgttccttagattccacatgcaagaccatacggtatttgtctttaacagtctgatttatttcacttagcatcatattctctaggttcatccacgttgttgcgAATGgtaaagatttcattctttttcatggccaagtaatagtccattggataaatgtaccacagtttctttgtCCAATTGTCTAccaatggacatttcagttgtttccatagcttgactattgtgaatagtgctgcagtgaacattggagagcacatatttttttgaattagtgttttggatttctttggctagataaccaggagtagaattgctgtgtcataaggtagCTTCATTTCCAGGTTTTCTTGTGTacgtgttgttgttttttatgtttttacttttaatttttttaaacatttttttaaattagtttaggtgcacaaaacaatgtaatagttagacatttatcatttatatcccttacacagTGATAACCCCGACCCCACCTACTACacttctgacatcgcacacagccattacatttccactgtctctattcctaatgctgtactccacttcttgtaactatatatatatataaaacttatatatatatataaaattctggttgacattcattattgttcagcttcaacttcaggtgtacagtgcagtgatcaggcatctacatcacccctgaggtggtctccctaatgagacaagtgtccatcggataccctacaaaatctttacaacattattgattacattccccaaattgactttcgtaaccccgtggcatCTTCTGGTGCTTTCTAGtccccctcatcttcccccttatccacaccccccactcccatctagcaaccctcagtttttcctctgtctctctgacactgtttctgattagttcattcattcttttctttagattccacatataagtgaggtcatatggtatttgtctttctctgtctgacttatttcacttagcattatgttctctaggtccatccatattgttgcaaatggtaagatttcatttttctttatggctgcgtaatactccattgtataaatgtaccacagtttcttaatccagtcatctaccgatgggtatttcggttatttccatgtcttggccattgtgtatagagctgcaataaacataggcgtgcatatatgtttttgaattagttttttatttttctggattaagagtggaattgctgggtcataaggtaattccattttcagatttttgagatacctccatactgttttccatagtggctgcaccaatcaccaacagtgcacaagggttcccttttctctgtgtcctcgccagcacttgttatttattgatgacagccattctgacaggagtgaggtggtatctcactatggttttaatttgcatttctctaatgactagtgacattgagcatcttttcatatgtctattggccatttgtatgtcctctttagagaaatacctcttcatgtcctctgcccgttttttaatcggatcttttattttgtggggggggggttgagttgcatgagttctttataaatattggatattaacctcttatcagatgtatcattggcaaatatcttctcccattcagcaggatatctttttgttttgttgatggcttcctttgctgtgacaAAACTTTCTAGCTTGATGTAGATGTagtgtagtcccatttatttattttttcttttgtttcttgtctaagggaatatatcagtaaaaatattactacgGGTAATGTCTTCAAGCTTacttacttcctatattttcttctaggagttttatggcttctggTCTTACAATTTAAGTCTtgaatctattttgagtttattcttgtatatggcataagaaggtggtcctgtttcatttttttttgcacatatctgtccaattttctcagcactatttattaaacaGATTGTCTTTActccagtgtaaattcttgctctctttgtcatagattaaaagaCCAcaaaggcatggatttatttctgggctctttatcctgttccattgatctatgtgtctgtttttatgccaatgcgATGCTGTTATGATTACTATAGCCTCAGAAGCTATCGTCAAATACTCCTCCCTGTCAAGCATTTCTCACAGACGGTGGTATCAGCACAGGGCAGGATCTCACTTCACCCACATCACACACTAGCCTGAAAACTACTTTCTGGCTAGTAATACAGAATGCAGGGCTAAAAAGGGCCTTTGGacctttttgcttttcatttgcaAGAGAGAATGAGTTTCTTTCTCAGAGTGTGCTGCAGCCAGACGTGGTACCTCTCCTGAAGAGGCACTCTGCTGTTCCAGTCATACACGCTGTCATGGAGTTCAATGTGGAGTTCCAGAAGTGGGCGTCTtctggagggaagaagaaaggcaaaaatgaaTGCCATGCAAATATCAAAGAGGAGACAGATTATCATTAGGGTGAAATGAGCCAACTGacatgaaagtgctttgaaattgTTCCTTTCTAAATACTCTACAAGCTGCTTAGTGAGTCCAATCAGCTGGCAGCACTCTGGCCCACTGACAGCCAGTTTCTTTCCCCAAGGGGAAATTGAGTCTTACTCTGGAGACACACCAGCCAAATGACAACCCACTTGGATCATCTATGCAAATGCAGGATGCATGTAAAAGGCCAATAATACTGCTGGTCCATGAAGTATCCACCTTGGAAGGTGGAGTTGCTCCTGCTCTAGCTCTCCCCTTACTGCTGAGACACAAATGAGGGGGCTGGGGGCCACAGGCCATGAGATTTATCCCTAGGGTCCCCAGAGCTACAACAGAATGCATTTCACAGGTGGAACTATAATTGGGGGACCAGTGGAAAAAAGACTGCTAATCTTACATTTGAGGAAAAGTGTGGCATCATTCAGGTTAAATGAAAACTAGGTCACCAATGTTTCCCTTAGAAAAGCATTTTTGCTAATAAACATCAAAATGTCTACATACCAAGAACTTGCAGACCTGAACAGTCAGGTACCATTGTTTACCTATCAAATTGTCAAGAGTTGGGGAAATAAAAGAGTATGCAGTGCCACTGATAACTTGGGGACACGGGCACTCATAACAAAGCTGGTATAACTGTGCTAGAGGACAATCTGAGAAGATGCATCAAGggctttaaaaatacatgtcatTTGACACAGTAATTCACTTCTGAGAATTTTCCCAAGAAAACAATTACAGATAACCACAAATACTGAGCTACAAAGATGTTGAATACTTTCTTTTTGTGAAAGCAAAACACAGTCCAATGCCTTGAAGACAGGTCAAGTAAATTATGCTATAGCCATGTTTTGGTTACTCTGTAGACATTAAAGCAATGCTGTAGAAATGTGACTACTGACGTGTAAAAATGTATGTGATGTATGGTTATACAAACTAAAAGCAGGTTATAAAGTAATAGCAGGTGACGATTCCATTTTGGCttaaacaatattaatatatGATTGTTTGGGTATCCAACAAAGATCTGGAAGGCAATACGAGATTTGGTTAACAGAGGTTGGTTCTAATAAGTAGGATTAGAACTGCTTCTTATATTCTGCTTTTAGCATCAATATTTCAtgggtttatatatatatatatatatatatatatatatatatatatatatatatatatatatcaggggcatgaattgcttttataataaaaacaattaacattttcttaatttttgaagaaaaatatccaAACGACAAGCTGACTAATAAATGACCTCCTAAAGCACAAAGCATTCATATACTGTGTGGGGTCTCATTACAGTCCTAAGGCAAACCCTCCCTGCCAAGAAGGGCATCAAACATAGCAGTGGTAATCTCCGTATCAGTAGcaggaaaataaacaagtggtCCAGGGATGGGCCACAGCCTGGGTGGCTCACCTTTCTTGCCCCAGTTTCTGGGCGAGGCACTGCAGGTACAGAGATGGTGAGCAGGACTGCTCCAGCAGAGACACGTCTGCTTTGCACAGGCTCCAGAGGAAGTCAGCTTCTCGGTGAACTGTGCAGGGCTCAGGTTGCCTGGCCCTGGATTCCACATTGTTCACTGCTGGCCCATCCACCTCCAGAACGTTGCTGTCCTCCAGAAGGCTGTCTGACATGATGTAGTTCTGAATAAAAAAGAGCTTTGGCTTTCCTAAGAGGGAAGGGCATGCATCTCCCATGAACATCCGCCTGACCTGATCCAAGGGGAACCCTGAGTGAGTCTGATCCACGCCAAACACGCTCTGGGATCCCCCTCGGCTCACCAGGACACACACAAAGCTGTCATAGTCTTGATGTTGAGGCGTATGGGCAACTCGGTGAAGAATCTGAATTATACTGTCCATACTCAGATACAAGAAACACTGGACTTCATAGCCCAAGGAAGTGAAGGTGTCCCGAAGAACTTCTGGgggtggaaaaaaaaaggctgtttcttaaaataacagacaagtacataggaatatatatatttgcagaGCTCAGATCCAAACAGCTGCAGAAAGGGTGGCATGGGTCATGAGTTCTCTCACCTCCACCTGCTGTGGGCTGATATGGGGGCCCCTAAGATATAAGTTGTGACTATTTCCAGACCCTCCAGTTCCTCTCGTGACCTGCTTCCCAGTGTAATTTTCAACTAAGCAGTGGGAACCCTTGGCCAAAATTCCCTACAGTGCCCCCAAAGATTCTTCTCCTAGTTTCCAGGAATCCTGGATTGACTTTGCCTCCAGAAGCAGTGGAAGGCAGTGGAAAAAGAAGACTTTGAGTCTGCTGGCCCTGCCACACCTAAGAGCTGTATGAACTTTAGGAAGTGGGTCTTCTTAGCTTTAAATAGAAGTAATGATACCCATTCTGTGAGAACACTGTGAGGACTAAATGGGATAATACAAATAAAGCTCCTGGTACTCAATAAAAATCAGTTcttattccctttttaaaaagtttttttttggaAACATCTTCTAGAAGTTTCTATGGCCATGGAACCATAGAAACTCTACCCAGTCcacttctttcctattttctcagTTTGCTTTCATTGGGAAAATAAACACAACCTCCAGAATTGTTTTATGTTTCTCAGAGCAAGAAATACATCTTTCTCCTCCTTATTCAAAACTTCTACATTCTTTTGAGCCACCCATtaagtttctgtttcttgtctGAGGGATGCCTCCAGTGTTTAGTTCCTTTGAGGGGAAGAGAAAGTGTTCTGACTTAAGCCCAGAGGCTAAACAAGCATCTTCTAATTCAGGTTATCACCCAAAGTATTAGCCCATTAACTACTCTgggtttgtttccatgtctcatGACTATGcgctctcttcttcctctgggtATATACGGTCTTCCAGAAGTCTACCACTGCATTCACCCCAAACCAAATGACATGCAATAATTAGAACAGATGTCACTTCCATCAAGGAACAGAGGGGCCCTGTTTAGGCATCACAGAAAAGCATCACAGGGAGATACATAACTGAAGGGACCACATAACGTTACTATAAATTCTCAATGCTCTACACTAAATGGGAACAATTTAAAATCTGGATTGTCACAAATAATTCAAAGACTCACAGCTTCAACCAACCGTTTCCACCTTCTTGCCCTGCAAACTTTACCGACCACtaattataaaagtgaaaaagaaatttctctTCTAGCTTCTCAgcaggaaataaagataaaagggaggaaaagaaacacagcTGTGGGTAAACAAACAGCTGGAATAACAGCCACTGGATACATAAGAGTTGGCCTGAGTGCTCAGCATTTAATTTCCTCAGCCTGTGAACAGCATCCGGACACATTCACATAGGGTCAAGTAGAACTTCACACTCAGAAGAGCTGGGTTTGACTGGCCCCACATGCTACTAGATATGGCACTTTTAAATATGTCCACGAGTTCTTTGACACGCCTCccttaaaaagagagagagtaatgCCCTCCCCTTGAATGAGGACCATACCTGGTAACTCCTTTTTAATGAATGGAATGTGGCAGAAGGGATACTATGTGACTTCCAAAGCTAGATCCCAAAAAGGTTACAGTTTCCTGCTGGCTCTTTCTTTTGAACTGCTccctctgggggaagccagctgctatGTCCTGAGGATACGCAGGCAGTCGCATGGAGAGGCCCACATGAGAAACGGAGGCCTCCCACCAACTTTCCAGCCAGGAGTGAACCTGAGAAGATCCTCTAATCCCACTCGAGCCTTCCGATGACCCCAGCTGACATCTGACCACTACCTCCTGACAGACTCTGGACCACAacagcccagctcagccactcacaaattcctgacccacagaaattttgagagatataaatatattagcATTGTTGTTTAGagccactaaattttggagtGACTTGTACTCCATTATTAGATAAATAATTCACCAAGTAAGGCCTTTGACTTCTCCTGTCAGGAAAAGGGAACACAATAACCATGACTTACGACTGTAGCCGGGCTACTTAcctattttgccatgtataatgcgaacatttttgcccaaatttgtaaggggaaaataaggatgcgTACTATACATGGGTAGTAGTAATCCCAtgtctatgtaaatgtttttgattatttcatttgtgcttatgagttaaaagtgtaactagaaatcaataacaatatctgtatgcaaaataataccctgtaatacaataatcggttttgttgaacttacaacgaatttgcaatgacaaagagttcttggccttctatggtGCATAAATATCATCCTAAATTTGTTACAGgtacataaaatgtcttgtaccTCGTGTCggctcttgtgttttgtaattatttgttatataaaacttcttataccataatatgttaaaaaataaatgctaaaatttctttataatacaaaaaagcaagtacctaaatgtaaacaaataaaaatttgaaaaaattaaaatgaaaattttgttttcccctgaaagtttgggcccaaaacgtgggtgcacattatacatgggagtgcattatacacggcaaaatatggtacttttcTCCTCTGCCTACCCACAggtaagagtgaa includes these proteins:
- the CFLAR gene encoding CASP8 and FADD-like apoptosis regulator isoform X4, whose amino-acid sequence is MVDSMWYVYLLHRTCHLRRERLQNGRSKEQTVMVKQLNMQREPVKTSIQESGTFLPRHMPEERYRMQSKPLGICLIIDCIGNDAEVLRDTFTSLGYEVQCFLYLSMDSIIQILHRVAHTPQHQDYDSFVCVLVSRGGSQSVFGVDQTHSGFPLDQVRRMFMGDACPSLLGKPKLFFIQNYIMSDSLLEDSNVLEVDGPAVNNVESRARQPEPCTVHREADFLWSLCKADVSLLEQSCSPSLYLQCLAQKLGQERRRPLLELHIELHDSVYDWNSRVPLQERYHVWLQHTLRKKLILSCK